A part of Marinobacter psychrophilus genomic DNA contains:
- a CDS encoding cupredoxin domain-containing protein, with product MSVSKFVVAALAVSVSAVALGAGAHGDGHGHGQGAKSGEPGKASDAGRSFTVQMYDNYYEPESIEVKPGETVRFVVENKGSLVHEFNIGTPAMHESHQKEMMMMVEHGAIQGGKLNRDMMEMDMGNGMSMKHDDPNSVLLEPGESQEVVWKFSEKSGIEFACNVPGHYQAGMYGEVNFNSGDSRVRSLADASKSLNPAK from the coding sequence ATGAGCGTATCAAAGTTCGTAGTCGCAGCATTAGCCGTGTCGGTTTCAGCAGTAGCTCTTGGGGCTGGCGCTCACGGAGACGGGCACGGGCATGGTCAAGGTGCAAAGAGCGGTGAACCGGGTAAAGCCTCGGACGCTGGGCGTAGCTTTACTGTGCAGATGTACGATAACTATTACGAACCTGAATCTATCGAGGTTAAGCCAGGGGAGACGGTGCGCTTTGTCGTTGAAAACAAAGGCAGCCTGGTGCACGAATTCAATATTGGTACGCCTGCCATGCATGAATCCCATCAGAAAGAAATGATGATGATGGTCGAGCACGGGGCTATTCAGGGTGGCAAGCTGAATCGCGACATGATGGAAATGGACATGGGAAATGGCATGTCCATGAAACATGACGACCCCAACAGCGTGCTGTTAGAGCCGGGCGAGAGCCAAGAGGTTGTTTGGAAATTCTCGGAAAAGAGCGGCATTGAATTTGCCTGCAACGTTCCGGGGCACTATCAGGCTGGTATGTATGGCGAAGTGAACTTTAACTCCGGCGACTCTCGCGTTCGCTCACTCGCTGACGCATCGAAATCTTTGAATCCTGCAAAATAA
- a CDS encoding porin, which translates to MKKLLLAVAVSSVVAGSASAATIYEKDGFTYKLNGDFQVQMRQAIGNDERAEVEYDDLELKNYVSYDLGNNLTAFGRLDFGFKDAAEDDKNGSNLEEAYVGLKYNLVSFSFGKQNFASDEFGIEEAYEIKTIDDDRFDDTGTDGDDTLRVDVELDNVYIAVSHEMDARDDDDGIDGEYYDVFVATDIADLTLAAAYQVNNPAGSADSRDTYGVSASYDFGFMNLAADYSVTDDNNTDFETKHYNIAAVFGVASTTDVAVGMGNKDSDENGFKDITEWYANVTYKFPQAKNVSVFAEVANSDLEKNGKEVDMGMLAGLRVKF; encoded by the coding sequence ATGAAGAAGCTTCTTCTGGCTGTTGCTGTGTCCTCTGTAGTGGCAGGTTCTGCCAGCGCTGCAACCATTTATGAAAAAGACGGATTTACCTACAAACTGAATGGCGATTTCCAGGTACAGATGCGTCAGGCCATTGGCAACGATGAGCGTGCCGAAGTGGAGTACGATGACTTGGAGCTGAAAAACTATGTCAGCTATGACCTGGGCAACAACCTTACGGCTTTTGGTCGCCTGGATTTTGGCTTCAAGGATGCTGCGGAAGATGATAAAAATGGCAGTAACCTGGAAGAAGCCTACGTAGGACTGAAGTACAATCTTGTGTCTTTCTCCTTCGGTAAGCAGAACTTCGCCTCCGATGAATTTGGCATCGAAGAAGCCTATGAAATTAAAACCATCGATGACGACCGCTTTGATGATACCGGTACTGATGGCGATGACACCTTGCGCGTTGATGTTGAGCTAGACAATGTGTACATCGCGGTGTCTCACGAGATGGACGCGCGAGACGATGATGATGGCATTGATGGTGAGTACTACGATGTGTTCGTGGCGACCGACATTGCGGATCTGACTCTGGCAGCGGCCTATCAGGTGAACAATCCAGCCGGTTCTGCGGATTCACGGGACACCTATGGTGTCAGCGCATCCTACGATTTCGGTTTCATGAATCTGGCCGCGGATTACAGCGTGACCGATGACAACAACACCGACTTTGAGACCAAGCATTACAACATTGCGGCAGTCTTTGGCGTTGCCAGCACCACCGATGTGGCTGTGGGCATGGGCAACAAAGACTCCGATGAAAATGGCTTCAAAGATATCACCGAATGGTACGCCAACGTCACCTACAAGTTCCCGCAGGCCAAGAACGTCAGTGTCTTTGCCGAGGTTGCTAACAGTGACTTGGAGAAAAATGGCAAAGAAGTGGATATGGGTATGCTGGCCGGTTTGCGCGTGAAGTTCTAA
- a CDS encoding TolC family protein, whose translation MFELRNFFIVCIALLLSVTTDRALAAAGPLTLDEAVQQAIANDPWLIANQQNEAAILARSVAAEVLPDPKFNVGLMNFPTDTFNYAQEPMTQISVGVSQMLPRGDTLALNSQRLRLQSHQMPLLREDRKARVGLMVTQLWLDALKASHSIMLIEENRILFEQLSDIVSSGYSSTFGQARQLDLVRAQVELDQLDERLMEVQQQQTRAVQQLGEWLVGTSSDVSMLPSTPGQSMPEWPTPMVLSQDDLTQRLLQHPSLRLIDQMTKVAQSEIYIAEQQYEPEWGLNVSYGFRGDDARGTDRPDLLSFGVSVDMPIFSSKRQDSQVQAETYEKESMRTERLLKLRSLLTNYRTLEAELQRLDQRRELYREKLLPGLQQSAEAAINAYAVDDGNFADVVQARIGELNAKLSLLSIELEHSRKIAEMHYLLVGNQRGMK comes from the coding sequence ATGTTTGAACTGCGCAATTTTTTTATTGTTTGCATCGCTCTGCTGCTGTCTGTAACAACGGACAGGGCGCTTGCCGCTGCCGGTCCTTTAACCCTGGACGAGGCTGTGCAGCAGGCCATCGCTAATGATCCTTGGTTGATCGCGAATCAGCAGAATGAAGCCGCTATCCTGGCAAGGAGTGTGGCTGCTGAGGTTTTGCCAGATCCGAAGTTTAATGTCGGGTTAATGAACTTCCCGACAGACACCTTTAACTACGCACAAGAGCCAATGACTCAGATATCTGTTGGGGTGTCGCAAATGTTGCCAAGGGGAGACACCTTGGCTCTGAACAGTCAGAGACTGCGCTTACAGAGTCATCAAATGCCTTTGCTCCGAGAAGACAGGAAAGCCAGGGTAGGCCTGATGGTCACGCAACTCTGGCTAGACGCTTTGAAAGCCAGTCACAGCATAATGTTAATTGAAGAAAATCGAATATTATTCGAGCAGCTCTCAGACATTGTCAGCAGCGGTTATAGCAGCACCTTTGGCCAGGCCCGTCAGCTCGATTTAGTCAGGGCACAGGTGGAACTGGACCAGCTAGATGAACGCCTAATGGAAGTGCAGCAACAGCAAACACGTGCTGTACAGCAGTTAGGCGAGTGGCTTGTAGGCACGTCGTCCGATGTCTCGATGCTGCCCTCAACACCAGGCCAATCCATGCCTGAATGGCCTACACCTATGGTTCTATCGCAAGATGATTTGACGCAACGACTCCTGCAGCACCCCAGCCTCCGCTTGATTGATCAAATGACAAAAGTGGCGCAGTCCGAAATCTATATTGCCGAGCAGCAATATGAACCTGAATGGGGGCTCAATGTCAGTTACGGCTTCCGTGGTGACGACGCCAGAGGTACTGACCGTCCCGATTTATTGAGCTTTGGTGTCAGCGTTGACATGCCGATTTTCTCCAGCAAGCGTCAAGACAGCCAAGTGCAGGCAGAAACGTATGAAAAAGAGTCTATGCGCACAGAGCGACTCTTGAAACTCCGCAGTTTATTGACGAATTACCGCACCTTAGAAGCAGAGTTGCAACGCCTTGATCAACGGCGAGAACTGTATCGAGAAAAGTTACTGCCTGGACTCCAGCAAAGTGCTGAAGCGGCGATCAATGCGTACGCCGTCGATGATGGTAATTTTGCAGACGTGGTACAGGCTCGGATTGGTGAACTCAATGCCAAATTGTCGCTGTTATCTATTGAACTTGAACATTCCAGGAAGATCGCTGAAATGCACTATTTACTAGTTGGCAATCAACGGGGGATGAAATAG
- a CDS encoding ATP-binding protein, giving the protein MTLFKKPVSVKGALLTLLLPAGIALMAIAWFVHGLLLERMSREFVESRLKDEVAFLELHIRQAEGKIDMLKTGDYFEKVFHHAFAIQSPDQTVISPQAWQPLLNPLLQFDGDESIRVHNATIANAPSDILAYRKSFFVNGVAIKVIVSEDMGALKNSQAELHAWTAIVSILLIILLVGIIWFGINLSMRPVVSLQAALKRLQSSEISRIDAEAPEEFQPLVQQLNQLLDSLDQRLERSREALANLSHSVKTPIAAVRQVLEDTSRPLDHSLRHEMGSRLGDIDRQLEAEMRRSRFAGPQVGKSAFPVKQARDLLWMLGRLYPEKSFELSTSLTEEFRWPIEEHDLNEILGNLLDNAGKWSAECVELSLEQRDGLALIVVTDDGAGVLEDDQVHLGQRGRRLDEQTPGHGLGLAIVREIVARYEGETSFSNGSKGGLKVLIVISI; this is encoded by the coding sequence ATGACGCTGTTTAAAAAGCCGGTGTCCGTAAAAGGAGCGCTTCTGACCCTGTTGTTACCCGCGGGCATTGCTCTCATGGCTATCGCCTGGTTTGTACACGGATTACTTCTGGAGAGAATGTCCCGGGAATTCGTCGAAAGTCGACTGAAAGACGAAGTCGCGTTCCTGGAGCTCCATATCCGGCAAGCCGAAGGCAAGATAGATATGCTGAAAACCGGTGACTATTTTGAAAAGGTATTTCATCATGCCTTTGCCATCCAATCCCCAGATCAAACGGTCATATCGCCGCAAGCCTGGCAACCGCTGTTAAATCCCTTGCTGCAATTTGATGGCGACGAAAGCATCAGAGTGCACAATGCGACAATAGCCAATGCACCTTCCGACATTCTCGCTTATCGGAAATCATTTTTTGTGAACGGTGTTGCTATCAAGGTTATCGTTTCAGAAGACATGGGAGCACTGAAAAACAGTCAGGCAGAACTGCATGCGTGGACGGCGATCGTGTCGATCTTGCTGATCATTTTGCTTGTGGGAATTATCTGGTTTGGTATTAACCTGTCAATGCGCCCCGTTGTCTCGCTTCAGGCCGCTCTCAAACGATTACAGAGCAGCGAAATATCGCGGATCGATGCGGAGGCCCCGGAAGAGTTCCAACCACTGGTGCAACAGCTCAATCAACTGCTTGATTCGCTGGATCAACGGCTTGAGCGCTCCCGGGAAGCGCTGGCGAACCTGTCTCACAGCGTTAAAACGCCCATTGCGGCGGTTAGACAGGTTCTTGAAGATACCAGCCGACCTCTGGATCACAGCCTGAGACATGAAATGGGATCGCGCCTGGGCGACATTGACAGGCAACTAGAAGCAGAAATGAGGCGCAGTCGGTTTGCCGGACCCCAGGTTGGTAAAAGTGCCTTCCCCGTCAAGCAAGCCCGTGATCTTTTGTGGATGCTGGGCCGACTTTACCCCGAAAAGTCATTTGAACTGTCCACTTCGCTCACCGAGGAATTTCGCTGGCCGATTGAAGAGCATGATCTAAACGAAATATTGGGAAATTTGCTCGATAATGCCGGGAAGTGGTCTGCAGAATGCGTTGAGCTCTCTTTAGAACAGCGCGATGGTTTAGCGCTGATTGTCGTAACAGATGATGGGGCTGGCGTATTAGAAGATGATCAGGTTCACTTGGGTCAAAGAGGGCGACGGCTCGATGAACAAACTCCAGGACATGGGCTTGGGCTTGCTATCGTTCGCGAGATAGTCGCTCGATATGAAGGTGAGACCTCTTTTTCAAATGGGTCAAAAGGAGGCTTGAAAGTACTGATCGTAATCTCTATTTAA
- a CDS encoding efflux RND transporter periplasmic adaptor subunit → MNLFKNFALLLSGALLMLAALSIWQPDLFRHVTDMQATSATNDADKPLYWVAPMDPNYRRDAAGKSPMGMDLVPVFAKGKNGDEDSPGTIEISPEVVNSLGVRTGKVVLDHLQPEIRTVGYLQYNQDSIVHIHPRVEGWVENSFVNTVGAPVEQGQRLYTLYSPALVNAQEELLFGLKRDDQRLIQAAEQRLLALQISDAVIRQLKRDRQVSQTVTFYAPASGVVEELNIREGLYVKPGMTLMSIANLDEIWIEAEVFERQASLVKVGLPVEVDLDFLPGDVRQGKVDYIYPSLNVQTRTLRVRVRLDNSDSALKPNMFAELRILASDQNERLLIPKEALIRGGQQNRVVLALGEGRFKSLAVKTGQSDNQRVEILDGLIEGEKIVTSAQFLLDSESSKSSDFTRIDATDGQQLEKPSVSQDVQKATAEIPGKVWVEAIVNSVDINAMKLNAQHGPIPEWSWPLMQMDFKLTEWMNAGDIPTGQSLQLEITRTESGKYEVTDFYLPAAEQE, encoded by the coding sequence GTGAACCTGTTTAAAAACTTTGCATTATTACTGTCTGGCGCTCTGCTTATGCTCGCCGCTTTGTCTATTTGGCAACCAGACTTGTTCAGGCACGTAACAGATATGCAAGCGACATCAGCCACGAATGATGCCGACAAACCTTTGTACTGGGTCGCTCCTATGGACCCAAACTACCGCCGTGATGCGGCAGGCAAATCGCCCATGGGCATGGACTTGGTCCCCGTCTTTGCGAAGGGTAAAAATGGCGACGAGGATAGCCCGGGCACAATCGAAATATCGCCAGAGGTCGTTAACAGTCTGGGTGTCAGAACTGGCAAGGTTGTTCTGGATCACCTTCAGCCAGAGATAAGAACGGTTGGATACCTGCAATATAACCAAGACAGCATTGTTCATATTCATCCCCGCGTAGAAGGCTGGGTGGAAAATAGCTTCGTTAACACTGTAGGTGCGCCAGTTGAGCAAGGTCAGCGTTTGTATACTCTGTACTCGCCCGCATTGGTTAACGCACAGGAAGAGCTGCTGTTTGGTTTAAAGCGTGATGATCAGCGTTTGATTCAAGCGGCAGAACAACGTCTGCTTGCTCTTCAAATAAGCGATGCGGTTATCCGTCAACTTAAAAGAGACCGCCAAGTATCGCAAACAGTCACTTTCTACGCTCCCGCATCGGGAGTGGTAGAAGAACTCAATATCCGTGAAGGTCTCTATGTAAAGCCCGGCATGACGTTGATGTCGATCGCTAATCTTGACGAGATCTGGATTGAAGCTGAAGTTTTTGAACGTCAGGCCAGCCTAGTCAAAGTCGGTTTACCGGTGGAGGTTGATCTCGATTTCCTGCCCGGTGATGTACGCCAGGGTAAGGTCGACTATATCTACCCGAGTTTGAATGTCCAGACACGCACCTTGAGGGTAAGGGTGCGATTGGACAATTCCGACTCCGCTCTTAAACCCAACATGTTTGCCGAGCTTCGTATTCTTGCCAGCGATCAAAATGAACGGTTGCTGATTCCTAAAGAGGCGTTAATTCGCGGTGGGCAGCAGAACCGCGTCGTGCTTGCACTGGGTGAGGGGCGGTTTAAATCCCTTGCCGTTAAAACGGGACAGAGTGATAACCAGAGAGTCGAGATCCTTGATGGTTTGATCGAAGGCGAAAAAATTGTGACCTCCGCTCAGTTCCTGCTCGATTCAGAGTCCAGTAAATCATCCGACTTCACTCGTATTGATGCGACCGATGGCCAGCAATTGGAGAAGCCTTCGGTCAGCCAGGATGTGCAAAAAGCCACCGCTGAAATTCCTGGCAAAGTATGGGTTGAAGCCATTGTTAACAGTGTTGATATCAATGCCATGAAACTGAATGCTCAGCATGGTCCAATTCCGGAGTGGAGTTGGCCGCTGATGCAGATGGATTTCAAACTGACCGAATGGATGAACGCTGGCGACATCCCTACCGGTCAGTCGTTGCAATTGGAGATAACCCGCACGGAATCGGGCAAATATGAAGTCACTGACTTCTACCTACCCGCAGCGGAACAGGAGTAG
- a CDS encoding response regulator transcription factor: MRLLLVEDDRLLAEGLASQLEKAGFSVDVTSTAKEAMLLGVQENYRAAVLDLGLPDGNGLDVLRKWRQDNANFAVLILTARGDWQDKVGGLKAGADDYLGKPFQAEELIARLNAIVRRSEGRVLSLLKVGHFELDENRQCLKIDGGAEHSLTGTEFRLLRCLMSRPGHIFSKEQLMEQLYNLNESPNENVIEAYIRRLRKLVGTETIATRRGQGYVFDDAV, encoded by the coding sequence ATGAGATTGCTGCTAGTAGAGGATGACCGTTTGTTGGCCGAAGGGCTCGCCAGCCAACTTGAGAAGGCCGGCTTCAGTGTCGATGTCACCAGCACGGCCAAAGAAGCGATGCTTTTGGGCGTGCAGGAAAACTACCGGGCAGCTGTGTTGGATCTCGGGCTGCCCGACGGAAATGGTTTAGACGTGTTACGGAAATGGCGACAGGACAACGCAAACTTTGCGGTATTGATTCTAACGGCGCGAGGCGACTGGCAAGACAAAGTTGGCGGCCTGAAAGCCGGCGCCGACGATTATCTTGGCAAACCCTTTCAGGCTGAAGAACTGATTGCCAGGCTGAACGCCATCGTGCGCCGCAGCGAAGGGCGGGTTCTCTCCTTATTGAAAGTGGGTCACTTTGAGCTTGATGAAAACCGGCAATGCCTGAAAATCGACGGTGGTGCGGAACACAGTTTAACCGGCACAGAATTCCGACTGCTTCGGTGTCTGATGAGCCGCCCCGGGCACATTTTTTCCAAAGAACAACTCATGGAGCAGCTCTACAATCTTAATGAGAGCCCCAATGAAAACGTCATCGAAGCTTATATCCGGCGCCTGCGAAAATTAGTGGGCACGGAGACCATCGCAACACGGCGTGGTCAGGGATACGTGTTCGATGACGCTGTTTAA
- a CDS encoding DUF2057 domain-containing protein — MPGLLPAFLKILTFRLSLSAKRAPESYESELLEYPLKAIVAPYFLLALFFSAQAPAEVTLAFGPCLQAYVVNGEEKIVLPESSLTLTNGTQQLVVDCTAMLGRSNDDAFPETGEAFILLFEAADTELTLSAPHIQTRQQMKAFNRQRNFRLTTAAGTSVNYHVEVLEKEGFQVFRDYPKELEAFNRTSSPAAIRMQLPGLADADTDTDTAGHSPKAGGQGAQDQETVRQMLRYWYVQADKQTRKEWKNWIQSSN; from the coding sequence ATGCCGGGGTTGCTCCCGGCTTTTTTAAAAATTTTGACCTTTCGGTTGTCGCTCAGTGCAAAGCGCGCGCCGGAAAGTTACGAATCTGAACTTCTGGAGTATCCGTTGAAAGCCATTGTTGCCCCGTATTTTTTATTGGCCCTGTTTTTTTCTGCCCAGGCTCCTGCCGAAGTAACGCTGGCATTTGGCCCGTGTTTGCAGGCCTACGTGGTCAACGGCGAAGAAAAAATAGTTCTGCCGGAGAGCTCGCTGACGCTGACCAATGGCACCCAGCAGTTGGTTGTGGATTGCACAGCAATGCTTGGCCGTTCCAACGATGATGCGTTCCCCGAGACCGGCGAGGCTTTTATTCTGCTTTTTGAAGCGGCTGATACCGAGCTGACGCTGTCAGCTCCCCACATTCAAACCCGCCAACAGATGAAAGCCTTTAATCGCCAGAGGAATTTCCGGCTGACCACTGCCGCAGGAACATCTGTGAATTACCACGTGGAGGTGTTGGAAAAAGAGGGATTTCAGGTGTTCCGGGATTATCCGAAAGAGCTTGAAGCCTTCAACCGCACTTCGTCACCCGCGGCTATCCGCATGCAACTGCCGGGCCTGGCTGATGCCGATACCGATACCGATACAGCGGGGCACTCGCCAAAGGCAGGCGGTCAGGGCGCTCAGGATCAGGAAACGGTTCGCCAAATGCTGCGCTACTGGTATGTGCAGGCGGACAAGCAAACTCGAAAAGAGTGGAAGAACTGGATCCAATCCAGCAATTAA
- a CDS encoding choice-of-anchor I family protein, with the protein MEIRKSILAAAILSATMGLSACAGNVSNTANSAKPITGKQIFLTEIGRFTSTDNKFDESAAEIVAYDPDTTQVFVVNAQQGAVDVLDLSDPVHPEKVGTIFASAHWLEAGAINSVSVSDGRVAVAVQHSTKTSAGRVQIYGSDDLRFLGEVVVGSLPDMLTFTPDGRHILVANEGEPNPDYSQDPEGSVTIIDVQNPAQAQAVTVDFKDFNRNGPRASELPEQVRIFGNYGRTELQVTGFENSEPATLTVKDASAVDVGMWMTVASSEGDPLPYRVASIAGNTITLTTEFDGDTEAGDEDTTLRAYLHDGQSSVAQDLEPEYIAVSPDGTEAWVTLQENNAIAVIDIQQAKVTRIIALGTKNHAIPGNELDVSDKDDAVNIANWPVHGMYMPDTIKSVEINGKVYYLTANEGDAREYDGFVEEIRFADAPLANKNVFRQADFTNAAGIGRLLTTLTADTDGDGELDESLAYGARSFSIWSRSGDLIADSGNEFEVITANLLGPNFNNDNDENSGDSRSDAKGPEPEAIEAAQINGHTYAFIGLERTGGVMIYDISNPASPEYIQYVNNRNFDYPIEDSIDDGNAPAWAAGDLGPESILFISAEEAPDGRPLLLVANEVSGTTTIYEIR; encoded by the coding sequence ATGGAAATCCGCAAATCCATTCTTGCAGCAGCCATTCTTTCAGCCACCATGGGGCTGTCAGCCTGTGCTGGTAACGTTAGCAATACGGCCAATAGTGCTAAGCCCATTACCGGTAAACAGATTTTCCTGACCGAAATAGGACGCTTTACCAGTACCGATAATAAATTTGATGAGAGTGCTGCTGAAATTGTCGCTTATGATCCGGATACCACCCAAGTATTTGTGGTCAATGCCCAGCAAGGCGCGGTGGATGTTTTGGACCTGAGTGATCCTGTTCATCCTGAGAAAGTGGGAACGATCTTTGCCAGTGCGCATTGGCTTGAAGCTGGGGCTATTAATAGCGTCAGCGTTTCTGACGGTCGGGTGGCCGTTGCTGTTCAACACAGCACAAAGACATCTGCCGGTCGGGTGCAAATATATGGCTCCGATGACCTGCGTTTTCTCGGGGAAGTGGTCGTGGGCTCGCTTCCCGATATGTTGACGTTTACGCCCGACGGTCGGCACATACTGGTAGCCAATGAAGGCGAACCCAATCCTGATTATAGCCAGGATCCTGAAGGTTCAGTGACGATTATCGATGTCCAGAATCCGGCTCAAGCTCAGGCAGTAACGGTAGATTTCAAAGATTTTAACCGGAATGGTCCCCGGGCCTCCGAACTGCCGGAGCAGGTGCGGATTTTTGGCAACTACGGCAGAACTGAATTGCAGGTGACCGGGTTTGAAAACAGCGAGCCCGCGACACTGACGGTTAAGGATGCCTCTGCTGTTGATGTTGGCATGTGGATGACCGTCGCTAGTAGTGAAGGTGATCCCTTGCCCTATCGAGTTGCCTCGATTGCTGGCAATACCATCACCTTGACCACCGAGTTTGACGGTGACACTGAAGCTGGTGACGAAGACACAACACTCAGAGCGTATCTACATGACGGTCAGTCGTCGGTAGCTCAGGATCTTGAGCCGGAATACATCGCGGTATCGCCAGACGGGACGGAAGCCTGGGTGACTCTGCAAGAAAACAACGCCATTGCGGTGATCGATATTCAACAGGCGAAAGTGACGCGAATAATCGCCCTGGGTACAAAAAACCATGCCATTCCCGGTAATGAGCTTGATGTGTCAGACAAGGATGATGCAGTCAATATCGCCAACTGGCCGGTTCACGGCATGTACATGCCCGATACCATCAAATCTGTGGAAATCAACGGCAAGGTCTACTACCTGACCGCCAATGAAGGCGATGCCCGTGAATACGATGGCTTCGTAGAGGAAATCCGGTTTGCGGATGCGCCTTTGGCCAATAAGAATGTGTTTCGGCAGGCGGATTTCACTAACGCAGCCGGCATTGGCCGATTACTGACGACTCTGACTGCAGACACTGATGGCGACGGCGAGCTGGACGAATCGCTGGCCTATGGCGCGCGGAGTTTTAGCATCTGGAGTCGTTCTGGGGATTTGATTGCCGACAGCGGCAACGAATTCGAAGTGATTACCGCCAACCTGCTGGGTCCCAATTTTAATAATGACAATGATGAAAACAGTGGCGATAGCCGCAGTGATGCCAAAGGGCCTGAACCCGAAGCGATTGAAGCTGCGCAGATCAACGGGCACACCTATGCGTTCATCGGGTTGGAGCGTACGGGTGGGGTGATGATTTATGACATCAGCAACCCCGCCAGCCCAGAATACATTCAATACGTCAATAACCGGAACTTCGATTATCCGATTGAAGACAGTATTGACGATGGCAATGCCCCTGCCTGGGCCGCCGGAGACCTTGGCCCCGAAAGTATTCTCTTTATCTCTGCTGAAGAGGCTCCGGACGGTCGACCGTTGCTGCTTGTGGCCAACGAAGTGAGTGGCACAACGACCATTTACGAAATTCGTTAA